One region of Streptomyces subrutilus genomic DNA includes:
- a CDS encoding PhzF family phenazine biosynthesis protein: MRIRIVDAFTDRPFHGNPAGVLLLDTAFPPDAWLQQVASEVNLSETAFAHPLPPGSDADWALRWFTPAAEVDMCGHATLATAHVLATSGLADGLVRFSARCGVLTAETAPDGAVTLDFPTSSLTPAPAPAAVQYALGGAPILSVHDTAAHVGDLLIELADERTVRELVPDHAALRAFAKRGVIVTAQAEDPSRGYDFVSRGFFPAFGIDEDPVTGSAHTALAPFWAQRLGRTELTGLQGGARRGLVRVTLAGERTLLTGHAVTVLDGELLTAP, from the coding sequence ATGCGCATCCGAATCGTCGACGCCTTCACCGACCGCCCCTTCCACGGGAACCCCGCCGGAGTCCTGCTCCTCGACACCGCGTTCCCCCCGGACGCCTGGCTCCAGCAGGTCGCCTCCGAGGTGAACCTCTCCGAGACCGCCTTCGCCCACCCGCTGCCGCCCGGTTCGGACGCCGACTGGGCGCTGCGCTGGTTCACCCCGGCGGCCGAGGTCGACATGTGCGGGCACGCGACCCTCGCCACGGCGCACGTCCTCGCCACCAGCGGCCTCGCCGACGGGCTGGTGCGCTTCAGCGCCCGCTGCGGCGTCCTGACCGCCGAAACCGCCCCGGACGGGGCCGTCACCCTGGACTTCCCGACGTCCTCGCTCACCCCGGCCCCGGCTCCGGCGGCCGTGCAGTACGCCCTCGGCGGCGCCCCGATCCTGTCGGTGCACGACACCGCCGCCCACGTCGGGGACCTGCTGATCGAGCTCGCCGACGAGCGGACGGTCCGCGAACTGGTCCCCGACCACGCCGCCCTGCGGGCCTTCGCCAAGCGCGGGGTGATCGTCACCGCGCAGGCCGAGGATCCCTCGCGCGGGTACGACTTCGTCTCCCGCGGCTTCTTCCCGGCCTTCGGGATCGACGAGGACCCGGTCACCGGCAGCGCGCACACCGCGCTCGCCCCCTTCTGGGCCCAGCGCCTGGGCCGCACGGAGCTGACCGGCCTCCAGGGCGGCGCCCGCCGGGGTCTGGTACGGGTCACTCTGGCGGGCGAGCGCACCCTGCTGACCGGCCACGCGGTGACCGTCCTGGACGGGGAGCTCCTCACCGCCCCGTGA
- a CDS encoding CPBP family intramembrane glutamic endopeptidase produces the protein MAGRESGVRAEPEPVFVELDADGRRRVLRTETLLVLALSLGASGVSALISFIGSLTRPGGLKDQAATLNGSYAPGRPWLDLAWQLFGIATALVPVLLVAHLLTREGAPGLRVLGFDRTRPVGDLGRGALVAAGIGSAGLLFYLGARATGFNLTVVPEALPDVWWKFPVLILSAVQNSVVEEVIVLAYLLRRLDQLGWSPMAALLASSLLRGSYHLYQGIGGFIGNVVMGVVFVLAYRRWGRVGPLVVAHALLDIVAFGGYALLAGKVGWLPTP, from the coding sequence ATGGCGGGACGGGAGTCGGGCGTGCGGGCGGAGCCGGAGCCGGTGTTCGTGGAATTGGACGCGGACGGGCGGCGGCGTGTCCTGCGCACCGAGACCCTGCTCGTCCTGGCGCTGTCGCTGGGCGCGAGCGGGGTTTCGGCGCTCATCAGCTTCATCGGCTCGCTCACCAGACCGGGCGGCCTCAAGGACCAGGCCGCCACGCTCAACGGCTCGTACGCGCCCGGCCGGCCCTGGCTCGACCTGGCCTGGCAGCTGTTCGGGATCGCGACCGCCCTGGTCCCCGTACTGCTGGTGGCGCACCTGCTGACCCGCGAGGGCGCGCCGGGCCTGCGGGTGCTGGGCTTCGACCGCACCCGCCCGGTGGGGGACCTGGGGCGGGGCGCTCTGGTCGCGGCCGGGATCGGGAGCGCCGGGCTCCTCTTCTACCTGGGGGCGCGGGCCACCGGGTTCAACCTCACGGTGGTGCCGGAGGCCCTGCCCGACGTGTGGTGGAAGTTCCCCGTACTGATCCTCTCCGCGGTGCAGAACTCCGTGGTGGAGGAGGTGATCGTGCTGGCCTACCTGCTGCGGCGGCTGGACCAGCTCGGCTGGTCGCCGATGGCCGCGCTGCTGGCCAGCTCGCTGCTGCGCGGCTCCTACCACCTCTACCAGGGCATCGGCGGTTTCATCGGCAACGTGGTGATGGGCGTCGTCTTCGTACTGGCCTACCGGCGGTGGGGCCGGGTCGGGCCCCTCGTCGTCGCGCACGCGCTGCTCGACATCGTGGCCTTCGGCGGGTACGCGCTGCTCGCGGGCAAGGTGGGCTGGCTGCCGACGCCGTAG
- a CDS encoding glutamate-cysteine ligase family protein gives MGEKVVAGGFDLSDRQRYRRKLHECLEGLERLLAEKRFDRPKNMMGLEIELNLAGADGLPRMVNAQVLERIASPDFQTELGMFNMEVNVLPHRLGGRVFDQLAEELSAGLGYAHRQAAEIDAGVVMIGILPTVTREDLVTANLSAVDRYSLLNEQILMMRGEDFTLDIDGVERLVWNTGSIVPEAACTSVQLHLQVTPARFADVWNAAQAVVAAQIAVGANSPFLFGRELWRESRPPLFTQATDTRPPELQAQGVRPRTWFGERWVDSPYELFAENVRYFPALLPICDEEEPLRVLAEGGVPGLRELVLHNGTVYRWNRPVYGVADGVPHLRVENRVLPAGPTVADVVANAAFYYGLVRTLADEPRPVWTRLPFAEAEANFDAACRYGIDARLRWPRRGRAGGLASVPAVRLVLDELLPMAAAGLDAWGIEPADRDRYLGIIEERCRRRANGATWQVDTYHRALASGLDRDAALAATTRRYTELMHKGDPVHTWPVGPGEGAVPAGG, from the coding sequence ATGGGGGAGAAGGTCGTGGCAGGCGGGTTCGACCTGTCCGATCGGCAGCGGTATCGAAGGAAGCTCCACGAGTGTCTGGAGGGGCTGGAGCGACTTCTGGCGGAGAAGAGGTTCGATCGTCCCAAGAACATGATGGGACTGGAGATCGAGTTGAATCTGGCGGGTGCCGACGGCTTGCCGAGAATGGTGAATGCCCAGGTGCTGGAGCGGATTGCGAGCCCTGATTTCCAGACCGAACTCGGAATGTTCAACATGGAGGTGAACGTCCTTCCGCACCGCCTCGGCGGCCGGGTATTCGATCAGCTCGCGGAGGAACTCAGCGCGGGTCTGGGCTATGCCCACCGGCAGGCCGCGGAGATCGACGCCGGTGTGGTGATGATCGGCATTCTGCCGACGGTCACCCGGGAGGACCTGGTCACCGCCAACCTCTCGGCGGTCGACCGCTACTCGCTGCTCAACGAGCAGATCCTGATGATGCGCGGCGAGGACTTCACGCTCGACATCGACGGCGTGGAACGGTTGGTCTGGAACACCGGGTCGATCGTGCCCGAGGCCGCCTGCACCTCCGTGCAGCTGCACCTGCAAGTGACCCCGGCACGGTTCGCGGACGTGTGGAACGCGGCCCAGGCGGTGGTCGCCGCACAGATAGCCGTGGGCGCGAACTCGCCCTTCCTGTTCGGGCGCGAGCTGTGGCGGGAGTCGCGGCCGCCGCTGTTCACCCAGGCCACCGACACCCGGCCGCCCGAGCTCCAGGCGCAGGGGGTACGGCCGCGCACCTGGTTCGGGGAGCGCTGGGTGGACTCGCCGTACGAGCTCTTCGCGGAGAACGTGCGCTACTTCCCGGCCCTGCTGCCCATCTGCGACGAGGAGGAGCCGCTGCGGGTGCTCGCCGAGGGCGGGGTGCCGGGGCTCCGGGAGCTGGTCCTGCACAACGGCACCGTCTACCGGTGGAACCGGCCCGTGTACGGGGTCGCCGACGGGGTGCCGCACCTGCGCGTGGAGAACCGGGTGCTGCCGGCCGGGCCCACCGTCGCCGACGTCGTCGCCAACGCCGCCTTCTACTACGGGCTCGTACGCACCCTCGCCGACGAGCCGCGCCCGGTGTGGACCCGGCTGCCCTTCGCCGAGGCGGAGGCCAACTTCGACGCGGCCTGCCGCTACGGGATCGACGCGCGGCTGCGCTGGCCGCGCCGGGGCCGGGCCGGGGGACTGGCCAGTGTGCCGGCGGTCCGATTGGTCCTGGACGAGCTGCTGCCGATGGCGGCGGCCGGCCTGGACGCGTGGGGGATCGAGCCCGCGGACCGGGACCGCTACCTCGGCATCATCGAGGAGCGCTGCCGGCGGCGGGCGAACGGGGCGACCTGGCAGGTGGACACCTACCACCGGGCGCTCGCGTCCGGCCTGGACCGCGACGCGGCCCTGGCGGCGACCACCCGGCGCTACACCGAGCTGATGCACAAGGGCGATCCCGTGCACACCTGGCCCGTGGGGCCTGGGGAGGGGGCGGTGCCCGCCGGAGGCTGA
- a CDS encoding DUF5999 family protein, with amino-acid sequence MCQHQPACPSAESADREAALPVANHPEQGWSLLCNGVLLFEDTGELLPDGQIIAPHRPLAAAHVVKAA; translated from the coding sequence ATGTGCCAGCACCAGCCAGCCTGCCCGTCAGCCGAATCCGCCGACCGGGAGGCCGCGCTCCCGGTGGCCAACCACCCGGAACAGGGCTGGAGCCTGCTGTGCAACGGCGTCCTGCTCTTCGAGGACACCGGTGAGCTGCTGCCGGACGGCCAGATCATCGCCCCGCACCGCCCGCTCGCGGCGGCCCACGTGGTGAAGGCCGCCTAG
- the gcvP gene encoding aminomethyl-transferring glycine dehydrogenase gives MTANRIPLSQLERGIPFEQRHIGPDAEAQAKMLAQVGYGSLDELTAAAVPDVIKTAEALDLPEALTEAEVLAELRSLADRNQVLSPMIGLGYYGTFTPPVILRNVMENPAWYTAYTPYQPEISQGRLEALLNFQTVVADLTGLPTSGASLLDEGTAAAEAMSLARRVGKVKNGVFLIDADALPQTIAVIETRAEPTGVEVVVADLSDGIPAEIAERGVFGVLIQYPGASGAVREIKPLIDQAHELGAIVTVSADLLALTLLTSPGELGADIAVGTTQRFGVPMGFGGPHAGYMAVQAKHARSLPGRLVGVSVDADGNKAYRLALQTREQHIRREKATSNICTAQVLLAVMAAMYAVYHGPDGLRTIARRTHRYAALLAAGLRAGGVEIVHGAYFDTITARVPGRADEVVAAAREGGVNLYRADADHVSVACDETTLRADVEAVWAAFGVSADIAALDATTDDTLPEGLLRSDDYLTHPVFHQHRSETAMLRYLRKLSDKDYALDRGMIPLGSCTMKLTATTEMEPVTWPEFGQLHPFAPVEQAEGYLTLINELEERLCEVTGYDKVSIQPNAGSQGELAGLLAVRAYHRANGDEQRTVCLIPSSAHGTNAASAVMAGMKVVVVKTADDGEVDADDLRAKIEQYRDELAVLMITYPSTHGVFEEHVAEICAQVHEAGGQVYVDGANLNALVGLAKPGHFGGDVSHLNLHKTFCIPHGGGGPGVGPVGVRAHLAPYLPNHPLQPTAGPETGVGPISAAPWGSAGILPISWSYVRLMGGEGLKRATQVAVLGANYIAKRLEPHYPVLYTGPGNLVAHECIIDLRPLSKATGVSVDDIAKRLIDYGFHAPTMSFPVAGTLMIEPTESEDLVEIDRFCDAMIAIRGEIERVAAGEWPADDNPLANSPHTAAALGGEWNHPYTRDEAVFPGGVTAAEKYWPPVRRIDGAFGDRNLVCSCPPLDEYDN, from the coding sequence ATGACCGCCAACCGCATTCCGCTCTCCCAGCTGGAGCGAGGCATCCCCTTCGAGCAGCGCCACATCGGCCCGGATGCCGAGGCGCAGGCGAAGATGCTCGCCCAGGTGGGCTACGGCTCCCTGGACGAACTGACCGCCGCCGCGGTGCCGGATGTCATCAAGACCGCCGAAGCGCTCGACCTGCCCGAGGCGCTGACCGAGGCCGAGGTGCTCGCCGAGCTGCGCTCGCTGGCCGACCGCAACCAGGTCCTCTCCCCGATGATCGGCCTCGGCTACTACGGCACCTTCACCCCGCCGGTGATCCTGCGCAACGTCATGGAGAACCCGGCCTGGTACACGGCCTACACGCCGTACCAGCCCGAGATCTCGCAGGGCCGCCTCGAGGCGCTGCTGAACTTCCAGACCGTCGTCGCCGACCTCACCGGCCTGCCGACCTCCGGTGCCTCGCTCCTCGACGAGGGCACCGCGGCCGCCGAGGCCATGTCGCTGGCCCGCCGTGTGGGCAAGGTCAAGAACGGCGTCTTCCTGATCGACGCGGACGCGCTGCCGCAGACCATCGCCGTGATCGAGACCCGCGCCGAGCCCACGGGCGTCGAGGTCGTCGTCGCCGACCTCTCGGACGGCATCCCGGCCGAGATCGCCGAGCGCGGCGTGTTCGGCGTGCTGATCCAGTACCCGGGCGCCTCCGGTGCCGTACGGGAGATCAAGCCGCTGATCGACCAGGCGCACGAGCTCGGTGCCATCGTCACCGTCTCGGCCGACCTGCTCGCGCTGACCCTGCTGACCTCCCCGGGCGAGCTGGGCGCCGACATCGCCGTCGGCACCACGCAGCGCTTCGGTGTCCCGATGGGCTTCGGCGGACCGCACGCCGGCTACATGGCCGTCCAGGCCAAGCACGCGCGCTCGCTGCCGGGCCGCCTGGTCGGCGTCTCCGTGGACGCGGACGGCAACAAGGCGTACCGCCTGGCGCTGCAGACCCGTGAGCAGCACATCCGCCGTGAGAAGGCCACCAGCAACATCTGTACCGCGCAGGTGCTGCTCGCCGTCATGGCGGCCATGTACGCCGTCTACCACGGGCCGGACGGGCTGCGGACGATCGCCCGGCGCACCCACCGCTACGCCGCGCTGCTCGCCGCGGGCCTGCGGGCCGGCGGGGTCGAGATCGTGCACGGCGCGTACTTCGACACGATCACGGCCCGGGTCCCGGGTCGCGCGGACGAGGTCGTCGCCGCCGCCCGCGAGGGCGGGGTCAACCTGTACCGGGCCGACGCCGACCACGTGTCCGTCGCCTGCGACGAGACCACCCTGCGCGCCGACGTCGAGGCCGTATGGGCGGCCTTCGGTGTCAGCGCGGACATCGCGGCGCTCGACGCGACCACGGACGACACCCTGCCCGAGGGACTGCTGCGCTCGGACGACTACCTGACCCACCCGGTCTTCCACCAGCACCGCTCCGAGACCGCGATGCTGCGCTACCTGCGCAAGCTCTCGGACAAGGACTACGCGCTGGACCGCGGCATGATCCCGCTGGGCTCCTGCACCATGAAGCTCACCGCGACCACCGAGATGGAGCCGGTGACCTGGCCCGAGTTCGGCCAGCTGCACCCGTTCGCCCCGGTCGAGCAGGCCGAGGGGTACCTCACGCTCATCAACGAGCTGGAGGAACGTCTCTGCGAGGTCACGGGCTACGACAAGGTCTCGATCCAGCCCAACGCCGGGTCCCAGGGTGAGCTGGCCGGCCTGCTGGCCGTCCGCGCCTACCACCGCGCGAACGGCGACGAGCAGCGCACCGTCTGCCTCATCCCGTCCTCCGCGCACGGCACCAACGCCGCGAGCGCCGTGATGGCCGGTATGAAGGTGGTCGTCGTCAAGACCGCCGACGACGGCGAGGTCGACGCGGACGACCTGCGCGCCAAGATCGAGCAGTACCGCGACGAGCTCGCGGTGCTGATGATCACCTACCCCTCCACCCACGGTGTGTTCGAGGAGCACGTCGCCGAGATCTGCGCCCAGGTGCACGAGGCCGGCGGCCAGGTCTACGTGGACGGCGCCAACCTCAACGCCCTGGTGGGCCTGGCCAAGCCCGGTCACTTCGGCGGCGACGTCTCGCACCTGAACCTGCACAAGACCTTCTGCATCCCGCACGGTGGCGGGGGTCCGGGCGTGGGCCCGGTCGGTGTCCGGGCGCACCTGGCCCCGTACCTGCCGAACCACCCGCTCCAGCCGACCGCGGGCCCCGAGACGGGCGTCGGCCCGATCTCGGCCGCCCCGTGGGGTTCGGCCGGCATCCTGCCGATCTCCTGGTCGTACGTGCGCCTCATGGGCGGCGAGGGCCTCAAGCGGGCCACGCAGGTGGCCGTGCTCGGCGCGAACTACATCGCCAAGCGCCTGGAGCCGCACTACCCGGTGCTCTACACCGGCCCGGGCAACCTGGTCGCGCACGAGTGCATCATCGACCTGCGCCCGCTGTCGAAGGCGACGGGCGTGAGCGTGGACGACATCGCCAAGCGTCTGATCGACTACGGCTTCCACGCGCCGACCATGTCCTTCCCGGTGGCCGGCACGCTGATGATCGAGCCGACGGAGTCCGAGGACCTCGTCGAGATCGACCGCTTCTGCGACGCGATGATCGCCATCCGCGGCGAGATCGAGCGGGTCGCGGCCGGCGAGTGGCCGGCGGACGACAACCCGCTGGCCAACTCCCCGCACACCGCAGCGGCGCTGGGCGGCGAGTGGAACCACCCGTACACCCGTGACGAGGCCGTCTTCCCGGGCGGGGTCACGGCTGCCGAGAAGTACTGGCCGCCGGTGCGCCGCATCGACGGCGCGTTCGGCGACCGGAACCTGGTGTGCTCCTGCCCGCCGCTGGACGAGTACGACAACTGA
- a CDS encoding PRC-barrel domain-containing protein, with protein MQTDIDPRSLIGRKAFDRNGTKIGTIDEVYLDDATGVPEWAAVRTGLFSRDAFVPLEPSELVGDTLRVPFDRNLIKDAPDFGVGRHLSPEQELQLYHHYGLDVTLPSDFQRDFGHLAGDEG; from the coding sequence GTGCAGACCGACATCGATCCGCGCAGCCTGATCGGCCGCAAGGCATTCGACCGCAACGGCACCAAGATCGGCACCATCGACGAGGTCTACCTCGACGACGCCACGGGAGTCCCGGAATGGGCAGCCGTGCGGACCGGCCTGTTCAGCCGGGACGCGTTCGTCCCTCTGGAGCCGAGCGAGCTGGTCGGAGACACCCTGCGGGTGCCCTTCGACCGGAACCTGATCAAGGACGCCCCCGACTTCGGGGTCGGCCGCCACCTCTCCCCCGAACAGGAGCTGCAGCTCTACCACCACTACGGCTTGGACGTGACCCTGCCGAGCGACTTCCAGCGCGACTTCGGCCACCTGGCGGGCGACGAGGGCTAG
- a CDS encoding DNA polymerase IV, which translates to MRAAPTILHLDMDAFYASVEQASKPSLRGKAVIVGGLGPRGVVATASYEARRFGVHSAMPMAQARRLCPNGAYLIPRFTLYRQVSDVVMALLRELSPLVEPLSLDEAFVDLEAGAVAFDSASARAAGERLRADIRAATGLSGSVGLAGSKMLAKVASEEAKPAGLLLIEPGTERELLAPMSVRTLPGVGPATGEHLRRAGITAVGDLAEAGEDELVRMLGRSHGVGLYRMALGIDDRPVVAERDAKSVSVEDTFDVDLHDRVRIRTEVQRLADRCVQRLRGSGHSGRTIVLKVRRYDFSTLTRSETLRGPTDDAAVVREAAARLLEGVDTTGGVRLLGVGVTGLADYTQEDLFAQSRAAVRQGEAGEAAPGPDGSEGAAGAAGAAGAAAGPLEDAEGAEPSAGPEAAPERRWAAGSDVRHAVYGPGWVQGSGVGRVTVRFERPGSEPGRVRTFRVDDPELEPSDPLPLVGEEPPAASPGAEPPGPTAGPRPPGPTAGPRPPGPTA; encoded by the coding sequence GTGAGAGCCGCGCCGACCATCCTGCATCTGGACATGGATGCCTTCTACGCGTCCGTGGAGCAGGCGTCGAAGCCGAGTCTGCGGGGCAAGGCCGTCATCGTGGGCGGCCTCGGGCCGCGCGGCGTCGTCGCCACCGCCTCGTACGAGGCGAGGCGGTTCGGCGTGCATTCGGCGATGCCGATGGCCCAGGCGCGACGGCTCTGCCCGAACGGCGCCTACCTGATTCCGCGCTTCACCCTGTACCGGCAGGTCAGCGACGTGGTGATGGCCCTGCTGCGGGAACTGTCGCCGCTGGTGGAGCCGCTCTCCCTGGACGAGGCCTTCGTGGACCTGGAGGCGGGCGCGGTCGCCTTCGACTCGGCGAGCGCCCGGGCCGCCGGGGAGCGGCTGCGGGCGGACATCCGGGCCGCGACGGGGCTCAGCGGATCGGTGGGGCTGGCGGGGTCGAAGATGCTGGCCAAGGTGGCGTCCGAAGAGGCCAAGCCGGCGGGGCTGCTGCTGATCGAGCCGGGCACGGAGCGCGAGCTGCTCGCGCCGATGTCGGTACGGACCCTGCCCGGGGTCGGCCCGGCCACCGGCGAGCACCTGCGCCGCGCCGGGATCACCGCGGTCGGGGACCTGGCGGAGGCCGGGGAGGACGAGCTGGTGCGGATGCTCGGGCGCTCGCACGGGGTGGGGCTGTACCGGATGGCGCTGGGGATCGACGACCGGCCGGTGGTCGCGGAGCGGGACGCGAAGTCGGTGTCGGTGGAGGACACCTTCGACGTGGACCTGCACGACCGGGTGCGGATCAGGACCGAGGTGCAGCGGCTCGCGGACCGGTGCGTGCAGCGGCTGCGCGGGTCCGGGCACTCGGGGCGCACGATCGTCCTGAAGGTGCGCCGGTACGACTTCTCGACGCTGACGCGGTCCGAGACGCTGCGGGGGCCCACGGACGACGCCGCGGTCGTCCGCGAGGCGGCGGCGCGGCTGCTGGAGGGCGTGGACACCACGGGCGGGGTGCGGCTGCTGGGCGTGGGGGTGACCGGGCTGGCCGACTACACGCAGGAGGACCTGTTCGCCCAGTCGAGGGCCGCCGTGCGGCAGGGGGAGGCGGGGGAGGCCGCTCCCGGGCCTGACGGGTCGGAAGGGGCTGCGGGTGCCGCTGGTGCCGCCGGGGCCGCTGCCGGGCCCCTGGAGGACGCGGAGGGCGCGGAGCCGTCCGCGGGGCCCGAGGCCGCTCCGGAGCGCCGGTGGGCGGCCGGGAGCGACGTGCGGCATGCGGTGTACGGGCCCGGGTGGGTGCAGGGCAGCGGCGTAGGGCGGGTGACCGTACGGTTCGAGCGGCCCGGGTCGGAGCCCGGCCGGGTGCGGACCTTCCGGGTGGACGACCCCGAGCTGGAGCCGTCCGACCCGCTGCCGCTGGTGGGGGAGGAGCCGCCGGCCGCCTCCCCGGGCGCCGAGCCGCCCGGCCCGACGGCTGGCCCTCGGCCGCCCGGCCCGACGGCTGGCCCTCGGCCGCCGGGCCCGACGGCCTAG
- a CDS encoding MerR family transcriptional regulator has translation MRITGDGTTGGIPARSDGGPYPLHGGAAGSARRQPESTPIGPVGGDPAPEQIGYRGPTACAAAGITYRQLDYWARTGLVEPSVRAAYGSGTQRLYSFRDVVVLKIVKRFLDTGVALQNIRTAVQHLRDRGFADLDRMTLMSDGATVYECTSPDQVVSLLQGGQGVFGIAVGVVWRDVESALSQLHGERVDTGETLLGHNPADELAARRNRAG, from the coding sequence GTGAGGATCACGGGCGACGGTACGACCGGGGGCATCCCCGCACGGAGTGACGGTGGGCCGTACCCGCTGCACGGCGGTGCGGCCGGGTCCGCGCGCCGTCAGCCGGAGTCGACGCCAATCGGACCGGTGGGCGGCGACCCGGCGCCCGAGCAGATCGGCTACCGCGGGCCGACCGCCTGCGCCGCGGCCGGCATCACCTACCGGCAGCTCGACTACTGGGCGCGGACCGGGCTGGTGGAACCGAGCGTGCGCGCCGCCTACGGCTCGGGGACGCAGCGGCTGTACAGCTTCCGCGACGTCGTGGTCCTCAAGATCGTCAAGCGCTTCCTGGACACCGGGGTCGCGCTGCAGAACATCCGCACGGCCGTGCAGCACCTGCGCGACCGGGGCTTCGCGGACCTCGACCGGATGACGCTGATGAGCGACGGCGCCACCGTGTACGAGTGCACCTCGCCGGACCAGGTCGTGAGCCTGCTCCAGGGCGGGCAGGGCGTCTTCGGCATCGCCGTGGGCGTGGTCTGGCGCGACGTGGAGAGCGCTCTGTCCCAGCTGCACGGGGAGCGGGTGGACACCGGGGAGACCCTGCTCGGGCACAACCCCGCCGACGAGCTGGCCGCCCGCCGCAACCGGGCCGGCTGA
- a CDS encoding bifunctional nuclease family protein, with product MNELDVVGVRVEMPSNQPIVLLREVGGDRYLPIWIGPGEATAIAFAQQGMAPARPLTHDLFKDVLEAVGEELTEVRITDLREGVFYAELVFASGVEVSARPSDAIALALRTGTPIYGSDGVLDDAGIAIPDEQEDEVEKFREFLDQISPEDFGTGPQ from the coding sequence GTGAACGAGCTCGACGTTGTGGGTGTCCGGGTGGAAATGCCCTCCAACCAACCGATCGTGCTCCTGCGTGAAGTGGGAGGCGACCGGTACCTCCCCATCTGGATCGGCCCTGGGGAGGCGACCGCCATTGCCTTCGCGCAGCAGGGCATGGCCCCTGCCCGCCCGCTGACGCACGACCTGTTCAAGGACGTGCTGGAGGCGGTCGGCGAGGAGCTCACCGAGGTCCGGATCACGGATCTGCGGGAGGGCGTCTTCTACGCGGAGCTCGTCTTCGCCAGCGGGGTCGAGGTGAGCGCGCGGCCGTCCGACGCGATAGCCCTGGCCCTGCGCACCGGGACGCCGATCTACGGCAGTGACGGTGTGCTCGACGACGCCGGGATCGCGATTCCGGACGAGCAGGAGGACGAGGTGGAGAAGTTCCGCGAGTTCCTCGACCAGATCTCGCCCGAGGACTTCGGTACCGGCCCGCAGTGA
- the ftsR gene encoding transcriptional regulator FtsR: MLRTPTGGAGNGAAGSAGRLVSIGTVLTTLRDEFPEVTISKIRFLEAEGLVEPRRTPSGYRKFSTEDVERLARILRLQRDHYLPLKVIRDQLDALARGEQIRIPAPTPHGESVDPTGPAAVYGEVGRERPTVARVGRAELLEAAGVDEAQLVEWESYGLLAEMPGGGFDAGAVTVARLVADLGRFGLEPRHLRAMKAAADREAGLVEQVVAPLRRHRNPQTRAHAEATMKELAGLSVRLHEALVQTALGVRLP, translated from the coding sequence ATGCTGCGCACCCCGACAGGCGGTGCCGGAAACGGCGCCGCCGGCTCGGCCGGGCGGCTGGTGAGCATCGGCACGGTGCTCACCACGCTGCGTGACGAGTTCCCCGAAGTCACCATCTCGAAGATCCGGTTCCTGGAGGCGGAGGGCCTCGTCGAGCCCAGGCGCACACCGTCCGGATACCGCAAGTTCAGCACCGAGGACGTGGAGCGGCTCGCCCGCATCCTGCGGTTGCAGCGTGATCACTACCTGCCGCTGAAGGTCATCCGCGACCAGCTCGACGCGCTGGCCCGCGGTGAGCAGATCCGGATCCCGGCGCCCACGCCGCACGGGGAGTCCGTCGATCCGACGGGTCCCGCGGCCGTCTACGGCGAAGTGGGCCGGGAGCGGCCCACCGTGGCCCGGGTGGGCCGTGCGGAGCTGCTGGAGGCCGCCGGGGTGGACGAGGCCCAGCTGGTCGAGTGGGAGTCGTACGGGCTGCTCGCCGAGATGCCGGGCGGCGGATTCGACGCCGGAGCGGTCACGGTGGCCCGGCTGGTGGCCGATCTGGGGCGGTTCGGGCTGGAGCCTCGCCACCTGCGCGCCATGAAGGCGGCCGCGGACCGGGAGGCCGGCCTCGTGGAGCAGGTCGTGGCGCCCCTGCGGCGGCATCGCAATCCGCAGACCAGGGCCCATGCGGAAGCCACCATGAAGGAGCTCGCGGGGCTCTCCGTACGGCTCCACGAAGCCCTGGTGCAGACCGCCCTCGGGGTGCGGCTGCCGTGA